Proteins from one Chroococcidiopsis sp. CCMEE 29 genomic window:
- a CDS encoding LuxR C-terminal-related transcriptional regulator, translating into MDYSLHRLFQAIATAPTEQALRFRFMDSISEYFGVQRWGIYLLDTEDSLASVDVKGVPEAFVERYQQVGKSVDPVLRYVVRYHAPAHEELVLPKGTWKQSQLYKRCCAAYDHEHIMTGPIIGQGQLIGTVNFARTSNTPAFSQLDLASFGAVCTHFSARLAELRHQLSVVPNPLFKRLTPREVQIANLVAKGLTNAEIGAELWITQNSVKQALKRMFRKLEVSARTEMVARLRDMLSP; encoded by the coding sequence ATGGATTATTCTCTTCACCGTTTATTTCAGGCGATCGCTACTGCACCAACTGAACAGGCATTACGATTCAGGTTCATGGATAGCATCAGCGAATACTTTGGGGTGCAACGTTGGGGAATTTATCTTTTAGACACGGAAGATAGCTTAGCCAGCGTTGATGTCAAGGGAGTTCCAGAGGCTTTTGTTGAGCGATATCAACAAGTAGGCAAATCTGTTGATCCAGTCCTGCGGTATGTTGTGCGGTATCATGCTCCAGCCCACGAAGAGTTAGTTTTGCCAAAAGGAACTTGGAAACAGAGCCAGTTGTACAAAAGGTGTTGCGCTGCATACGATCATGAGCATATTATGACTGGACCCATCATTGGGCAAGGTCAGTTGATCGGCACAGTGAACTTTGCTCGTACTAGTAATACACCCGCATTCAGTCAACTTGATTTGGCTAGTTTCGGCGCGGTTTGTACGCATTTCTCCGCACGACTTGCTGAGTTGCGACACCAACTATCAGTGGTTCCAAATCCACTTTTTAAGCGCCTCACCCCTAGAGAAGTTCAAATTGCTAATCTTGTTGCTAAAGGATTAACTAATGCAGAGATTGGCGCAGAGTTATGGATAACTCAGAATTCTGTCAAACAAGCCTTGAAGCGTATGTTTCGGAAATTAGAAGTTTCTGCTCGGACAGAAATGGTAGCGAGATTACGTGATATGCTCTCACCATGA
- a CDS encoding DJ-1/PfpI family protein encodes MTQLQIGFLIYPGVIQLDVMGAYQVLAFPPNTQVHLIWKTLTPIISNEGLTFIPTVTFANSPPLDVICVPGGGIGQIEVMKDAEILSFLQQQSISAQYVTSVCTGSMILAAAGLLQGYKATCHWAFRAQLAMLGIEVIPQRVVIDRNRVTGAGVTSGIDFGLTLLGLLCGEQVAKMAQLMMEYTPEPPFNAGKPETAGKEIVRPFMQFGKPLLDAFLAQTRETAVQLKLET; translated from the coding sequence ATGACTCAACTACAAATCGGCTTTCTAATTTATCCAGGTGTTATTCAACTCGACGTGATGGGAGCTTATCAGGTTCTAGCATTTCCACCTAATACACAAGTGCATTTGATCTGGAAAACACTAACCCCGATCATCAGTAATGAAGGACTGACCTTTATTCCAACCGTAACGTTTGCCAATTCTCCACCTCTAGACGTAATTTGCGTTCCTGGCGGTGGTATTGGGCAGATCGAAGTAATGAAAGACGCTGAAATCTTGTCCTTCCTGCAACAACAGTCTATATCCGCTCAATACGTAACTAGCGTATGTACAGGTTCAATGATCTTGGCGGCAGCTGGTTTACTGCAAGGTTATAAAGCAACCTGTCATTGGGCATTTCGAGCTCAACTGGCAATGCTGGGAATTGAAGTTATTCCTCAACGGGTGGTAATTGATCGCAATCGAGTAACGGGGGCTGGTGTCACATCGGGAATTGATTTTGGCTTAACGCTATTGGGATTGCTTTGTGGTGAACAGGTAGCAAAGATGGCTCAATTGATGATGGAATACACACCTGAACCACCTTTCAATGCAGGTAAACCAGAAACAGCAGGCAAGGAAATCGTGCGACCATTTATGCAGTTTGGTAAACCGCTTCTCGATGCATTTCTAGCCCAAACAAGAGAAACGGCGGTTCAATTAAAACTAGAAACCTGA